A window from Shewanella livingstonensis encodes these proteins:
- the trkA gene encoding Trk system potassium transporter TrkA, which translates to MKIIILGAGQVGGTLAENLVGENNDITLVDNDRARLRLLQDKFDLRVVVGHGAHPSVLKEAGAEDADMLIAVTNSDECNMAACQIAYSLFGTPTKIARIRSEAYLELQDKLFINSEIKSGDAKPRGGFIIDELIAPEQLVTAYIQRLVEYPGALQVLEFAKGKLSLVAVKAYYGGPLVGNALATLREHMPNIDTRVAAIFRQGRPIMPRGTTIIEADDEVFFVADSRHIRAVMSEMQKLDNSYRNIMIAGGGNIGFGLAQKLQRTHSVKLIEHRQERAELLSEKLEKTTVFCGDASDQELLLEENIDQTDVFIAVTNDDEANIMSALLAKRMGAKKVMVLIQREAYVDIVQEANIDIAISPQQATISALLTHIRQGDICNVYSLRRGAAEAIEAIAHGDSSTSKVVGKQIGNIKLPPGTTIGAIVRNDEVLMGHDKTVIEQGDHVILFLVNKKFIGDVEKLFQPSAFFF; encoded by the coding sequence ATGAAAATTATTATTTTAGGCGCAGGACAAGTTGGCGGCACATTAGCTGAAAACTTGGTCGGTGAAAATAACGACATCACACTTGTCGATAATGACCGAGCTCGATTAAGGTTATTACAAGACAAATTTGATTTACGTGTTGTTGTCGGTCATGGCGCCCATCCTAGTGTATTAAAAGAAGCGGGTGCAGAAGACGCTGACATGCTCATTGCAGTGACTAACAGTGATGAATGTAATATGGCTGCCTGCCAAATTGCTTACAGCCTATTTGGTACCCCGACAAAAATTGCTCGTATTCGCTCAGAAGCCTATTTAGAACTGCAAGATAAACTATTTATTAATAGCGAAATTAAAAGCGGGGATGCTAAACCTCGTGGTGGTTTTATTATTGATGAACTGATTGCACCTGAGCAGTTAGTGACCGCTTACATACAAAGATTAGTAGAATACCCAGGCGCACTACAAGTGCTTGAATTTGCTAAAGGTAAGCTAAGTCTTGTTGCGGTTAAAGCTTATTACGGCGGCCCATTAGTGGGTAACGCATTAGCCACATTACGTGAACACATGCCCAATATTGATACCCGCGTTGCCGCTATTTTTAGGCAAGGCCGCCCTATCATGCCGCGCGGCACCACGATTATTGAAGCAGATGATGAAGTGTTCTTCGTTGCTGATAGCCGTCATATTCGCGCAGTGATGAGTGAGATGCAAAAACTGGATAATTCGTATCGTAATATTATGATTGCGGGCGGTGGTAACATTGGTTTCGGTCTTGCTCAAAAGCTGCAACGTACCCACTCGGTTAAATTGATTGAACATCGTCAAGAGCGCGCGGAGTTATTATCGGAAAAGCTCGAAAAAACTACTGTTTTTTGTGGTGATGCTTCAGACCAAGAATTATTGCTAGAAGAAAATATCGATCAAACTGACGTATTTATTGCCGTCACCAATGACGACGAAGCCAATATTATGTCTGCCCTACTTGCTAAACGCATGGGGGCGAAAAAGGTTATGGTACTTATTCAACGCGAAGCCTATGTTGACATAGTGCAAGAAGCCAATATTGATATTGCCATATCACCTCAACAAGCCACTATCTCAGCGCTATTAACCCATATCCGCCAAGGTGATATCTGTAATGTTTATTCATTACGGCGCGGCGCTGCAGAAGCCATTGAAGCCATCGCTCATGGTGACTCCAGTACATCAAAAGTGGTCGGCAAACAAATTGGCAACATCAAGCTGCCACCAGGTACTACCATTGGCGCAATTGTTCGTAATGATGAAGTATTAATGGGCCACGATAAAACGGTAATCGAACAAGGTGACCACGTGATTTTATTCTTAGTGAATAAGAAATTTATTGGTGACGTAGAGAAGCTATTTCAACCTAGCGCATTTTTCTTTTAA
- the hemG gene encoding menaquinone-dependent protoporphyrinogen IX dehydrogenase has protein sequence MANILVLYYSRGGHTAHISRAIAEQIQSKGDHCDVININDKSPIDWSKYQAVALGACVLYGSYHKSVFEFVRKNQQHLSQRPNSFFCVNVVARKPEKRIPENNKYLQKFLTLSAWKPQDVKIIAGKVDYPSWPWYDSLMIRLIMKMTDGPTDPSAIIDYTDWDDVKVYADHISHLASSTVVA, from the coding sequence ATGGCTAATATTTTAGTGTTGTATTATTCCCGTGGTGGCCACACTGCACATATTAGCCGTGCAATAGCAGAGCAAATTCAATCTAAAGGCGATCATTGTGATGTGATTAATATTAATGATAAAAGCCCAATCGATTGGTCTAAATATCAAGCAGTGGCATTAGGGGCTTGCGTATTATACGGCTCGTATCATAAATCGGTATTTGAGTTTGTTCGTAAAAATCAGCAGCATTTATCGCAACGGCCCAATAGCTTTTTTTGCGTCAATGTGGTGGCACGTAAACCCGAAAAACGTATACCTGAGAACAATAAATACTTACAGAAGTTTTTAACCTTATCGGCTTGGAAACCCCAAGATGTCAAAATTATTGCCGGTAAAGTCGACTATCCATCTTGGCCTTGGTATGACAGTTTAATGATCCGTCTTATTATGAAAATGACCGATGGACCCACTGATCCCAGTGCAATTATCGATTACACCGATTGGGATGATGTGAAGGTATATGCAGATCATATTAGCCATTTAGCATCATCAACTGTCGTTGCTTAG
- a CDS encoding TrkH family potassium uptake protein, which produces MLNIKQIIFILGIFLSILTGFMLVPMAFALFYGEETIGDFMMSGLFTGLVAILCIQNGRNHQFNLNIRDMFMLTSITWFVVSLFAALPFTLYHGINYTDAFFETMSGITTTGSTVLSGLDTMDHSILVWRSLLQWLGGIGFIVMAVAILPFLNVGGMRLFRTESSDWSDKTIPRTQHMAKHLFLIYVALTLLCTWCYHLAGMHWFEAINHAMTTLSTGGYSTSDSSMAAFSHSAHWVAIVFMLAGGLPLLMFVQTIQQRSLRLWNDQQVKGFLRFVVLVSVSLALWLWQHQQIDFLDALRLASFNVISVITTTGYGLTDYQSWGALASVVFLFLMFIGSCSGSTSGGIKIFRFQIAFSIMRQQIKQQFHPNGVFKEKYNGHRIRDDIVRSIMAFFMLMVIVILVLSITLVLTGLDPMTSFTGAITAVTNVGPGLGPIIGPAGNFAPLPDVAKWALAIGMLLGRLEILTVAVLFHPKFWHF; this is translated from the coding sequence ATGCTTAACATCAAACAAATCATTTTTATCCTTGGTATTTTTCTCTCGATACTGACAGGATTTATGCTGGTTCCAATGGCTTTTGCGCTATTTTATGGCGAGGAAACCATTGGTGACTTTATGATGTCGGGTTTATTTACTGGCTTAGTGGCTATTTTGTGTATTCAAAATGGCCGTAACCATCAGTTTAATCTCAATATACGCGACATGTTTATGCTGACCAGTATCACCTGGTTTGTCGTCAGTTTATTCGCCGCACTACCCTTCACGCTTTATCATGGCATTAATTATACCGACGCTTTTTTTGAAACCATGTCAGGCATTACGACTACAGGCTCAACTGTGCTATCGGGTTTAGACACCATGGATCACAGTATTCTTGTGTGGCGCTCATTATTACAATGGTTAGGCGGTATTGGATTTATTGTAATGGCAGTGGCAATTTTACCGTTTTTAAATGTTGGAGGAATGCGTTTATTTAGAACAGAATCATCTGACTGGAGCGATAAAACCATTCCTCGAACCCAGCATATGGCCAAACATTTATTTCTTATTTATGTTGCCTTAACACTGCTATGCACATGGTGCTATCACCTTGCTGGGATGCATTGGTTTGAAGCAATCAATCATGCCATGACCACATTATCAACCGGAGGCTATTCAACCTCAGACAGCTCTATGGCGGCCTTTTCACACTCGGCGCATTGGGTCGCTATCGTGTTTATGCTGGCAGGTGGGTTACCGTTATTAATGTTTGTACAGACTATACAGCAGCGCAGTTTACGCTTGTGGAACGATCAACAAGTAAAAGGCTTTCTACGCTTTGTTGTATTAGTGTCAGTATCATTAGCCCTTTGGTTATGGCAACACCAGCAAATAGATTTTTTAGATGCACTCAGATTAGCCAGTTTTAATGTCATTTCGGTAATCACCACTACCGGATATGGATTAACCGATTATCAGTCTTGGGGCGCACTTGCCAGCGTAGTGTTTCTATTTTTAATGTTTATTGGTAGTTGTTCTGGTTCAACATCTGGCGGGATAAAAATATTTCGTTTTCAAATTGCATTCTCAATTATGCGTCAGCAAATTAAACAACAATTTCATCCTAATGGGGTGTTTAAAGAAAAATATAATGGCCACCGTATTCGGGATGACATTGTCCGTTCAATCATGGCTTTTTTTATGTTGATGGTCATCGTGATATTAGTGCTTTCTATTACACTGGTGTTGACAGGCTTAGACCCAATGACCAGCTTTACCGGCGCAATTACGGCAGTAACCAACGTAGGACCAGGCCTTGGGCCAATTATTGGCCCTGCAGGAAACTTTGCTCCACTTCCCGATGTGGCTAAATGGGCATTAGCAATTGGCATGTTATTAGGGCGTTTAGAAATACTCACAGTTGCAGTATTGTTTCACCCTAAATTTTGGCATTTTTAA
- the fmt gene encoding methionyl-tRNA formyltransferase, whose protein sequence is MKPLKIIFAGTPDFAARHLQALIDSEHEVIATYTQPDRPAGRGKKLTASPVKALALEHAIAVFQPASLRNEEAQAELAALNADIMIVVAYGLILPKVVLDTPRLGCINVHGSILPRWRGAAPIQRALWAGDTQTGVTIMQMDIGLDTGDMLLKTYLPIEDTDTSASLYEKLAAQGPCALIQALQGLSKGSLSPEKQDETLASYAQKLSKEEARLDWHKSAKQLWQEIRAFNPWPVSYFEHENSTIKVWQADYSDDKSPESPGTILAATKQGIEVATGDGKLIINTMQLPNKKPLDVADILNARGDWFTAGVCLNQEAN, encoded by the coding sequence TTGAAACCGTTAAAAATTATCTTTGCCGGTACTCCGGATTTCGCTGCCCGACATTTACAAGCACTCATTGACTCTGAACATGAGGTGATTGCGACTTATACTCAACCCGATCGACCAGCAGGGCGAGGAAAGAAGCTCACCGCCAGTCCAGTTAAAGCCTTGGCTTTAGAGCATGCTATTGCGGTATTCCAACCTGCATCTTTACGAAATGAAGAGGCACAAGCGGAATTGGCAGCTCTTAATGCAGATATTATGATTGTTGTGGCTTACGGGTTGATTTTGCCAAAGGTAGTGCTTGATACTCCGCGTTTAGGCTGTATCAATGTACACGGTTCAATTTTACCTCGTTGGCGCGGCGCAGCGCCAATTCAACGAGCATTGTGGGCTGGCGACACACAAACCGGTGTCACCATTATGCAAATGGATATTGGTCTAGACACCGGCGATATGCTGCTTAAAACGTACTTACCTATCGAAGATACTGATACCTCTGCCAGCCTTTATGAAAAGCTAGCAGCTCAAGGGCCTTGTGCATTAATACAAGCGCTCCAAGGGTTGAGCAAAGGTAGCCTAAGCCCTGAAAAGCAGGATGAAACCCTCGCGAGTTACGCACAAAAGCTGTCTAAAGAAGAAGCACGTCTTGATTGGCATAAGAGCGCTAAGCAACTATGGCAAGAAATTCGTGCATTTAACCCTTGGCCAGTCAGCTACTTTGAACACGAGAACAGTACCATCAAAGTTTGGCAGGCGGATTATTCTGATGACAAGAGCCCGGAATCACCAGGTACGATTCTTGCGGCGACGAAGCAAGGAATTGAAGTTGCCACAGGCGATGGCAAGTTAATTATTAACACCATGCAACTGCCCAACAAAAAGCCGCTTGATGTGGCTGACATTCTCAATGCTCGTGGTGATTGGTTTACCGCTGGTGTATGTTTAAACCAAGAGGCTAACTAG
- the pepQ gene encoding Xaa-Pro dipeptidase gives MDPLAHLYHAHIGELNRRVAEICQRENISGLVIHSGQPHRQFLDDLNYPFKVNPQFKAWLPIVDTANCWIIANGQDKPTLVFYRPVDFWHKVNDVPQAFWTEHFDIQLLTKPDRIADYLPKNLTSWAYIGEHLDVADVLGFTARNPDAVMNYLHYHRADKTQYELECMRRANKIAVKGHLAAKNAFYNGASEFEIQQCYLLEIGQSENEVPYGNIVALNQNAAILHYTALEHVKPAQRLSFLIDAGANFHGYAADITRTYAFEKNRFCELIGALDKVQLAIIEQMKPGIKYTDLHIATHEHIGQLLIDFGLANGSAEQLVTQGITSAFFPHGLGHMLGLQVHDMGGFAHDERGTHIAAPEAHPFLRCTRTLAANQVLTIEPGLYIIDTLLEQLSATAKQAINWQTVDELRPFGGIRIEDNVIVHHNRVENMTRESGLID, from the coding sequence ATGGATCCGTTAGCTCATCTATATCATGCACACATCGGCGAACTAAATCGTCGTGTCGCTGAAATTTGTCAGCGTGAAAATATTTCCGGTCTCGTTATTCATTCAGGGCAACCACATCGACAGTTTCTAGATGACTTAAATTACCCCTTTAAAGTTAACCCACAATTTAAAGCATGGTTACCTATTGTAGATACCGCTAATTGTTGGATCATCGCTAATGGCCAAGATAAACCAACATTGGTGTTTTATCGTCCGGTCGATTTTTGGCATAAAGTCAACGATGTACCACAAGCATTTTGGACTGAACACTTTGATATTCAATTATTAACCAAGCCAGATCGTATTGCAGACTATTTACCTAAAAACCTTACATCATGGGCTTATATTGGTGAGCATTTAGACGTGGCTGATGTATTGGGTTTTACCGCGCGCAATCCAGATGCGGTGATGAACTATTTACATTACCACCGTGCAGATAAAACTCAGTATGAACTTGAGTGTATGCGCCGGGCTAATAAAATTGCAGTAAAGGGTCATTTAGCGGCTAAGAATGCTTTTTATAATGGTGCTAGCGAGTTTGAAATCCAACAATGTTATTTACTTGAAATTGGCCAGAGTGAAAATGAAGTGCCGTATGGCAATATTGTCGCCTTAAATCAAAATGCGGCTATTTTGCATTACACCGCTTTAGAGCATGTTAAACCTGCACAGCGTTTATCTTTTTTGATTGATGCTGGTGCTAACTTCCATGGTTATGCTGCCGATATTACTCGGACATATGCTTTTGAGAAAAATCGTTTTTGTGAACTCATAGGCGCACTTGATAAAGTGCAATTAGCCATTATTGAGCAAATGAAGCCAGGGATTAAATATACAGATTTACACATTGCCACTCATGAACACATTGGCCAATTATTGATTGATTTTGGCTTGGCTAATGGTAGCGCTGAACAGTTAGTTACCCAGGGTATTACTAGTGCTTTTTTCCCGCATGGACTTGGTCATATGCTGGGATTACAAGTTCATGATATGGGCGGGTTTGCACACGACGAGCGTGGAACTCATATTGCTGCGCCAGAGGCACATCCATTTTTACGTTGTACTCGAACATTGGCGGCAAATCAGGTACTGACCATTGAACCGGGTCTCTACATCATCGACACTTTACTTGAGCAACTATCTGCAACCGCCAAGCAAGCTATTAACTGGCAAACTGTTGATGAACTGCGTCCGTTCGGCGGTATTCGGATTGAAGATAACGTGATCGTGCATCACAACCGAGTAGAAAATATGACAAGAGAGTCTGGTTTAATTGATTGA
- a CDS encoding YigZ family protein: protein MIESYLIPQANILIEEEIKHSRFISLLFHCLQPSDMKLALTDIRLQYPGANHYCYAFVAGSPENTIDMGASDDGEPSGSAGKPMLACLQGANIGELGVIVVRYFGGTKLGVGGLVRAYTSGIKLGLTQIQTQVKHLRYPANLVCHYAQLTDVEYLVAQHDGVVIDKGFTDKVEIRFELAKSHHHAFNLALATQTQGQLQVKFTV, encoded by the coding sequence TTGATTGAGTCATACTTAATACCACAAGCTAATATACTAATAGAAGAAGAGATAAAGCATAGTCGCTTTATCTCTTTGTTATTTCATTGTCTGCAGCCAAGCGATATGAAGTTAGCGCTTACTGACATAAGGCTGCAATATCCTGGTGCTAACCACTATTGCTATGCATTTGTGGCAGGCAGTCCTGAAAACACTATTGATATGGGCGCTAGCGATGATGGTGAGCCATCAGGCAGTGCAGGTAAACCGATGTTAGCGTGCCTACAAGGCGCCAATATAGGTGAGCTTGGTGTTATTGTGGTGCGTTATTTTGGTGGAACCAAGTTGGGCGTGGGCGGTTTAGTGCGCGCTTATACTTCGGGTATCAAGTTGGGATTAACTCAGATACAGACTCAGGTGAAGCATCTCAGGTATCCGGCTAATTTAGTGTGTCATTATGCGCAACTCACCGATGTTGAATATTTAGTTGCTCAACATGACGGCGTAGTAATTGATAAAGGCTTTACCGACAAGGTAGAAATACGCTTTGAATTGGCAAAATCACACCACCATGCTTTTAATCTGGCACTAGCGACTCAGACTCAGGGCCAACTACAAGTAAAGTTTACAGTTTGA
- a CDS encoding ArsR/SmtB family transcription factor, with product MKQDIDVATMLNNAETAAQWLKAIANPYRLMILCLLLENELSVTELNETVPLSQSALSQHLAVLRAQDLVNTRKSSQVVYYTLKNEQVTEVISILHRRYCA from the coding sequence ATGAAGCAAGATATCGATGTTGCAACAATGCTTAATAATGCAGAAACGGCAGCACAATGGCTCAAAGCCATTGCGAATCCTTACCGCTTAATGATTTTATGTTTACTGCTAGAAAATGAATTAAGTGTTACAGAGTTAAATGAAACAGTACCGTTGAGCCAATCGGCTTTATCACAACATTTAGCGGTACTGCGCGCACAAGATTTGGTCAACACACGTAAGAGCTCACAAGTGGTTTATTACACCCTCAAGAATGAGCAAGTTACCGAAGTTATCTCTATTCTGCATCGACGCTACTGCGCTTAA
- the hemG gene encoding menaquinone-dependent protoporphyrinogen IX dehydrogenase, with protein sequence MSNTVILYSTVDGQTLAICQKVKQILTEQGEHVSVVNLAQAQADDLVNADKVVIGASIRYGKHRPELLKFVEQHKTILDSKMNSFFSVNVVARKPEKNTPATNPYMVKFLGLTTWKPQLLAVFAGKIDYPRYRFVDKFMIRFIMWMTKGPTDTQGTFEFTDWHKVDEFASQIAAQK encoded by the coding sequence ATGTCAAATACGGTTATTTTATATTCAACGGTCGATGGGCAAACGCTGGCTATTTGTCAAAAAGTTAAGCAAATACTAACAGAGCAAGGTGAGCACGTTAGCGTGGTGAATTTAGCGCAAGCTCAGGCTGATGATTTAGTTAATGCCGATAAGGTGGTGATTGGTGCCAGTATTCGCTATGGCAAACACCGACCAGAATTACTCAAATTTGTTGAGCAACACAAGACAATACTCGATAGCAAAATGAATAGCTTTTTTAGCGTGAATGTTGTTGCAAGAAAGCCCGAAAAAAATACTCCAGCAACCAACCCATATATGGTGAAATTTCTTGGTCTAACGACTTGGAAGCCTCAATTATTAGCGGTATTTGCCGGTAAAATTGATTATCCTCGTTATCGATTTGTCGATAAGTTTATGATTCGATTTATCATGTGGATGACCAAAGGGCCGACAGATACTCAGGGGACGTTTGAGTTTACGGATTGGCATAAAGTGGACGAGTTTGCGAGTCAAATAGCTGCGCAAAAATAA
- a CDS encoding TrkH family potassium uptake protein, whose amino-acid sequence MQYKTIIRITGLLMGLFSITMLPSALVAILYKDGGGTAFIQAFFVSIFLGFLLWYPNRHQKGDLRTREGFLIVVLFWTVLGSIGALPFIFATNPDLSWTDSFFESFSALTTTGATVIVGLDDLPKSILFYRHLLQWMGGMGIIVLAVAILPLLGIGGMQLYKAEVPGPVKDTKVTPRIAETAKALWYIYFLLTTACALAFYFAGMDAFDAICHSFSTIAIGGFSTHDASIGYFQSPLINVICAVFLLIAAVNFSLHFAAFTRRGINVKVYLKDAEFKVLIAVQLVLTAICFITLYQSGIYDTPEKTLDYAFFQVVSISTTAGFGTESFHSWPLFLPILLIFSSFIGGCAGSTGGGMKVIRLILLVLQGSRELKRLVHPKALYSIRIGSTALPDRIIDAVWGFFSAYALVFVVCMVILMAMDMDAITAFSATAASLNNLGPGLGDVASNYASISDGAKWVLVMAMLFGRLEVFTLLVLFTPTFWKN is encoded by the coding sequence ATGCAATATAAAACAATTATTAGAATCACCGGTTTGCTGATGGGATTATTTTCAATCACTATGCTGCCGTCAGCATTAGTGGCTATCTTGTATAAAGATGGTGGTGGTACTGCTTTTATTCAGGCCTTTTTTGTCAGTATTTTTTTAGGTTTTTTATTGTGGTATCCCAACCGTCATCAAAAAGGCGACCTACGAACGCGTGAAGGCTTTTTAATTGTGGTGCTGTTTTGGACGGTACTGGGATCAATAGGTGCATTGCCGTTTATTTTTGCCACAAATCCCGATTTAAGTTGGACCGACAGTTTCTTTGAGTCGTTTTCAGCCCTAACCACCACGGGAGCAACCGTAATTGTTGGGCTAGATGACTTGCCTAAATCAATATTGTTTTATCGCCATTTGCTCCAGTGGATGGGCGGTATGGGTATTATTGTACTTGCTGTGGCCATTTTACCGCTGTTAGGTATTGGTGGTATGCAGTTGTATAAAGCTGAAGTGCCGGGCCCAGTTAAAGACACTAAGGTGACCCCGCGAATAGCAGAAACAGCTAAAGCACTCTGGTATATTTATTTTTTACTGACCACCGCTTGCGCATTGGCATTTTACTTTGCCGGTATGGATGCATTTGATGCAATTTGTCATTCGTTTTCAACTATTGCCATTGGCGGTTTCTCTACCCATGATGCCAGTATCGGTTACTTTCAAAGCCCGTTGATTAACGTAATATGCGCGGTTTTCTTGTTGATTGCAGCAGTGAATTTTAGCTTACATTTTGCCGCATTTACTCGCCGTGGTATTAACGTTAAGGTGTATTTAAAAGACGCCGAATTTAAAGTGCTGATTGCGGTACAATTAGTGTTGACTGCAATTTGTTTTATTACCTTATACCAGTCAGGGATTTACGACACGCCAGAAAAAACCCTTGATTACGCCTTCTTTCAAGTCGTATCGATTTCAACCACAGCAGGTTTTGGCACTGAAAGCTTCCATTCTTGGCCATTGTTTCTACCTATTCTATTAATATTCTCCAGCTTTATTGGTGGCTGTGCTGGTTCTACCGGCGGCGGTATGAAAGTTATCCGCTTAATTTTGTTAGTTTTGCAAGGTTCTCGAGAGCTAAAACGATTGGTTCATCCTAAAGCGCTGTACTCAATTAGAATCGGTTCAACAGCGTTGCCCGATAGAATTATTGATGCGGTATGGGGGTTCTTTTCTGCTTACGCACTGGTGTTTGTAGTGTGCATGGTGATTTTAATGGCCATGGACATGGACGCCATCACCGCATTTAGCGCTACAGCTGCCAGTTTAAATAACTTAGGCCCAGGATTGGGTGATGTAGCATCAAACTATGCCAGTATTTCAGACGGTGCCAAGTGGGTACTCGTAATGGCAATGCTATTTGGTCGATTAGAAGTGTTCACCTTATTGGTGTTATTCACCCCAACATTTTGGAAAAATTAA
- the rsmB gene encoding 16S rRNA (cytosine(967)-C(5))-methyltransferase RsmB, giving the protein MNVRALAAKAIYEVLEKGISLSVALPDQQQHLQNGKDKALLAELCYGVMRQLPQLDKCVSDCLAKPFKGKQRILHQLLIVGCYQLYFTRIPAHAAISETAEACRQLRFDGLVKVVNGVLRNIQRQDAELNTDSDTLRFNTPAWFIKRLQHAYPDNWQAIIEQSHQRPPMWLRNNQQSQTRDSYLAALVQYDIPAQAGPSQDAILLDGAKDVAALPDFMEGAVSVQDGAAQWAATLLAPMAEELILDACAAPGGKSCHLLELAPDINLVAVDFDQKRLARVQQNLDRLHLKAQLIHGDAADIPSWWQGQQFDRILLDAPCSATGVIRRHPDIKWLRKNSDIEELASLQKQILDHCWQWLKPGGTLLYATCSILPQENSQQIEQFLARTADASLVPIEQQTQLDDIGWQILPGQDNMDGFYYARLVKAI; this is encoded by the coding sequence ATGAATGTGCGCGCACTAGCAGCTAAAGCGATTTATGAAGTACTTGAAAAAGGCATTTCGTTATCGGTGGCTCTACCCGATCAACAGCAACACTTACAAAATGGCAAAGACAAAGCCTTATTAGCTGAATTATGTTATGGCGTTATGCGTCAATTACCGCAACTAGACAAGTGTGTAAGTGACTGCTTAGCGAAACCGTTTAAAGGTAAACAGCGTATATTGCATCAACTGCTGATAGTAGGTTGTTACCAACTTTACTTTACCCGTATCCCTGCACATGCGGCGATTTCAGAAACAGCAGAAGCCTGCAGACAGTTACGTTTTGATGGCTTGGTGAAAGTGGTCAATGGCGTATTGCGTAATATTCAGCGCCAGGACGCCGAATTAAATACTGATTCAGACACGCTGCGCTTTAATACTCCAGCCTGGTTTATTAAACGCTTGCAGCACGCTTATCCAGACAACTGGCAAGCGATTATTGAGCAAAGCCACCAGCGTCCACCAATGTGGCTCCGTAATAATCAGCAATCACAAACACGTGATAGTTATTTAGCAGCATTAGTCCAATACGATATTCCAGCCCAAGCAGGCCCAAGCCAAGATGCGATATTGCTCGACGGCGCAAAAGATGTCGCTGCGTTACCCGATTTTATGGAAGGCGCTGTATCGGTACAAGATGGCGCCGCACAATGGGCTGCAACTCTATTAGCACCAATGGCAGAAGAGTTAATTCTTGATGCCTGTGCTGCACCAGGTGGCAAAAGTTGCCATTTACTAGAGCTTGCTCCCGATATTAATTTAGTCGCCGTCGACTTTGATCAAAAACGCCTTGCCCGAGTACAACAAAATCTGGACAGGCTGCATTTAAAGGCGCAACTTATCCACGGTGATGCCGCTGATATTCCATCGTGGTGGCAAGGACAGCAATTTGATCGAATATTACTTGATGCACCTTGCTCAGCAACAGGAGTTATTCGCCGTCATCCTGACATAAAATGGTTACGAAAAAATAGCGACATTGAAGAGTTAGCTAGCTTACAAAAACAAATATTAGATCATTGCTGGCAATGGCTTAAACCAGGTGGCACTTTATTATATGCAACCTGCTCTATTTTACCGCAGGAAAACAGCCAACAAATTGAACAATTCTTAGCACGTACCGCCGATGCGAGTTTAGTACCGATAGAGCAGCAAACTCAGCTCGATGATATCGGCTGGCAAATTTTGCCAGGACAAGACAATATGGACGGCTTTTATTACGCGCGCCTAGTTAAAGCAATTTAA